A stretch of the Kushneria konosiri genome encodes the following:
- a CDS encoding AI-2E family transporter, which yields MEKPIEKRAFELLLVAVSVAFVWILLPFFSAVFWGVILALVFMPLQRRLLSLYGGRRNLAALTNVLICIFIVIIPVTLIAGSLVQEGTSVYQRIRTGDLDIGAYIEQARQALPPTVDGWLESAGVGDLSQLRDRVSEGAAQGSQILASRALSIGQNTLQFFISLGIMLYLLFFLFRDGVPLGRRIRQAIPLSARYKYQLLNKFITVTRATVKGNIIVAATQGAIGGLAFWGLGIEAPLLWGVIMAFLSLLPAIGAALIWAPVAVYYLLTGNIASGIILTFVGVVVIGLADNFLRPLLVGKDTKLPDYVVLISTLGAWRFSGSTVS from the coding sequence ATGGAAAAACCGATTGAAAAAAGGGCGTTTGAGCTACTGCTGGTGGCCGTCTCGGTTGCCTTTGTCTGGATATTGCTGCCCTTTTTCAGCGCCGTGTTCTGGGGCGTTATTCTGGCACTTGTGTTCATGCCCCTGCAGCGGCGCCTTTTGAGCCTTTATGGCGGAAGACGCAATCTGGCAGCGCTGACCAATGTCCTGATCTGCATCTTTATCGTCATCATCCCGGTTACCCTGATCGCCGGCTCACTGGTACAGGAAGGCACCAGCGTTTATCAGCGCATTCGCACCGGCGATCTGGATATCGGTGCCTACATTGAGCAGGCACGCCAGGCATTACCGCCCACGGTCGATGGCTGGCTCGAAAGCGCAGGCGTGGGAGACCTTTCCCAACTGCGTGACCGTGTTTCCGAAGGCGCAGCACAAGGCAGCCAGATTCTCGCCTCAAGGGCATTGAGCATCGGCCAGAACACGCTGCAGTTTTTCATCAGTCTGGGCATCATGCTTTATCTGCTGTTTTTCCTGTTTCGCGATGGTGTCCCCCTGGGGCGTCGCATTCGCCAGGCGATTCCCCTGAGTGCACGCTACAAGTATCAGCTGCTTAACAAGTTCATTACGGTCACCCGTGCCACGGTCAAGGGCAATATTATTGTGGCCGCCACTCAGGGTGCCATTGGAGGGCTGGCCTTCTGGGGTCTGGGGATTGAAGCCCCCTTGCTCTGGGGCGTCATCATGGCCTTCCTGTCGCTGCTGCCTGCCATCGGCGCTGCCCTGATCTGGGCGCCGGTCGCCGTTTATTATCTGCTGACCGGCAACATCGCCAGCGGCATCATTCTGACCTTTGTGGGCGTCGTGGTCATCGGCCTTGCCGATAATTTCCTGCGCCCGCTGCTGGTGGGCAAGGATACCAAGCTGCCTGACTATGTCGTTTTGATTTCGACCCTGGGGGCATGGCGCTTTTCGGGATCAACGGTTTCGTGA
- a CDS encoding OsmC family protein yields MEANIKWTDGRQFVAESGSGHAVILDGNPDNGGRNTGPRPMEMVLMGLGGCSAYDVINILEKARARVTDCVAQLKAERADTTPAVFTSIHLHFVVTGVSLKEAQVKRAVELSAEKYCSASLMLAKGGVEITHSWEIVEA; encoded by the coding sequence ATGGAAGCCAATATCAAATGGACCGATGGCCGACAGTTCGTGGCCGAATCCGGCAGTGGTCATGCCGTCATTCTCGACGGCAACCCGGATAATGGCGGTCGCAACACTGGCCCTCGCCCCATGGAAATGGTTCTGATGGGACTTGGTGGATGCAGCGCCTATGATGTCATCAACATCCTTGAAAAGGCGCGCGCAAGGGTGACGGACTGTGTTGCCCAGCTCAAGGCCGAGCGCGCCGACACCACACCGGCTGTTTTTACCAGCATTCACCTTCACTTTGTGGTGACGGGCGTCTCGCTCAAGGAAGCTCAGGTCAAGCGCGCCGTGGAGCTTTCGGCCGAGAAATATTGCAGTGCCTCACTGATGCTTGCCAAAGGCGGCGTCGAGATCACCCACTCATGGGAAATCGTTGAAGCCTGA
- the murU gene encoding N-acetylmuramate alpha-1-phosphate uridylyltransferase MurU yields MKAMILAAGRGSRMRELTDNCPKPLLRVGGRPLIEYHIERLRSVGMTDIVINVSYLGEQIMTALGDGARHGVRLRYSVEPTALETAGGIRHALPLLGEDPFWLVNADVWCDMTPEMMTPLGDDLARLVMVDPPEHHLRGDFHLDDTGRLHEQGEPRLVYAGMALMHPSLVADLTDNTPCPLKPCLINAIEQQRLGGHYHQGEWSDIGTPERLALLEQHVSHQ; encoded by the coding sequence ATGAAAGCGATGATTCTTGCCGCTGGACGCGGCTCGCGCATGCGTGAATTGACTGACAACTGCCCCAAGCCATTGCTCAGGGTCGGTGGGCGGCCGCTGATCGAATATCATATCGAGCGGCTTCGCTCGGTGGGCATGACCGATATTGTCATCAATGTCAGCTATCTCGGCGAGCAGATCATGACGGCTCTGGGAGATGGCGCCCGCCACGGGGTTCGATTGCGCTACAGCGTCGAGCCCACGGCACTCGAGACAGCCGGTGGTATTCGTCACGCCCTGCCTCTGCTGGGAGAGGATCCCTTCTGGCTGGTCAACGCCGATGTGTGGTGCGACATGACGCCCGAGATGATGACACCGCTGGGAGATGATCTGGCGCGCCTGGTCATGGTCGATCCGCCGGAGCATCATCTCCGGGGAGATTTTCACCTGGACGATACCGGCCGCCTTCACGAGCAGGGAGAGCCCCGCCTGGTATATGCCGGCATGGCGCTCATGCATCCCTCCCTGGTGGCAGATCTGACCGACAATACGCCCTGCCCATTGAAACCCTGCCTGATCAACGCCATTGAGCAGCAGAGGCTCGGCGGCCATTACCATCAGGGAGAGTGGTCCGATATTGGCACCCCCGAACGTCTGGCCCTTCTTGAGCAACACGTTTCGCATCAGTGA